A window of Argopecten irradians isolate NY chromosome 1, Ai_NY, whole genome shotgun sequence contains these coding sequences:
- the LOC138336924 gene encoding uncharacterized protein isoform X2: MKEMKEVSHAVFHITGDHSLLELDQEVTSLAVGCEVLAIALCNQHSYLIQLYLLTELHSGRNKLPLQTYILQRQLPTHHNDQGSYGTHHNYTEEFHYGSKERSRDRSEVMAGVKFEDRNVSLHLVTTRNGNVYKESFSSVLEISKDIFQALCGFQLSLLNSPLLLICPPEGSVYYAPIKSPDTEAGTVRLFCHTHYPVVGVGKLDLKVADIKDPLYLEVGHQDKQTGLVVTSQDGRALLATLSEGNAGKFEFVEIALPGPVLDVDSHGNKIYHSSGMDVYESVLETKPQPAGLSCHIAGLMYAGAQELACLHDNNCTQGGECDLLLGTHGLPLKLIKPEGRHKRGRKAAGTGQTIRNLLHSINICSEEMEELKKQQSCQTDRLAQINMAAFLSTQDPQSPDFPLRFSYSISPRDGQSRQNSNWVFNCHMTNTSDIHFSSDWMVMIVLSDNKQEFVSSSFPLPHGLGAATGMEFQTVLLDSSLLLPLIVKISLVLHSTNSTVIQPVINVPVSSTTLDILYGLVTPQDVISLTSATPEVSITQLVKDIAVTQPIARCNELPLAPTPTTLTVQIPDDVLKSDQVAIYRKDPCPLLSFLLRSSSVVQKDNSVSVVTVGGHEVRLAAEDHTLTIHSDRAHVAIATRQAIQNRLQVCRGDVQYIGDRREPQLVNSLQHLQDKLSDLHSRNSCAKDLSRNKVLDIYKTLRSTPMIKGILQNASS, from the exons ATGAAAGAGATGAAGGAAGTTTCCCATGCAGTTTTCCATATCACTGGGGATCACTCACTACTGGAACTTGATCAGGAAGTTACTAGTCTGGCTGTGGGATGTGAGGTGCTTGCCATAGCATTATGCAATCAGCATAGTTATCTAATACAATTATATCTACTGACAGAACTACACTCGGGCAGAAATAAACTACCTTTGCAAACCTATATTTTACAGAGACAATTACCAACGCATCATAACGATCAGGGCAGCTATGGAACACATCATAATTATACGGAAGAATTCCATTATGGGTCAAAGGAGAGGTCAAGAGACAGGTCAGAGGTCATGGCAGGGGTCAAATTTGAGGACAGAAATGTGTCCTTGCATTTAGTTACCACTAGAAATGGCAATGTATACAAAGAAAGCTTCTCGTCTGTTCTGGAAATTTCTAAAGATATCTTTCAAGCTTTGTGTGGTTTTCAGTTGTCATTGTTAAACTCTCCTTTGTTACTGATATGTCCACCAGAGGGCTCTGTATATTATGCACCAATCAAGTCTCCTGATACAGAAGCTGGGACTGTAAGACTTTTCTGCCATACACACTATCCAGTAGTTGGGGTAGGCAAACTAGATTTGAAAGTGGCAGATATAAAAGATCCTCTATATTTAGAGGTCGGCCACCAGGACAAACAGACTGGACTTGTTGTAACATCACAGGACGGCAGAGCATTATTAGCTACATTATCGGAGGGAAACGCTGGTAAGTTTGAGTTTGTTGAGATTGCTTTACCTGGCCCAGTACTTGATGTAGATTCCCATGGAAACAAGATTTACCATTCTAGTGGGATGGATGTGTATGAAAGTGTGCTGGAAACCAAACCACAGCCTGCAGGACTGTCCTGTCACATAGCAGGGCTAATGTATGCTGGGGCCCAGGAGCTGGCATGTCTCCATGACAACAACTGTACTCAAG GAGGTGAGTGTGACCTGCTGCTAGGAACCCATGGACTCCCACTGAAGTTAATAAAACCTGAAGGAAGACATAAGAGAGGACGAAAAGCTGCAGGCACCGGTCAGACCATCAGAAACCTGCTACATAGCATCAATATTTGTAGTGAGGAGATGGAGGAATTAAAGAAACAACAGTCTTGCCAGACAGATAGGTTAGCCCAAATCAACATGGCTGCTTTTTTATCCACACAAGACCCACAGAGTCCAGACTTCCCACTGCGATTCTCGTACTCTATCTCTCCTCGAGATGGACAGTCAAGACAAAACAGTAACTGGGTGTTTAACTGTCACATGACTAATACTAGTGATATTCACTTCTCAAGTGATTGGATGGTTATGATTGTGTTAAGTGATAATAAACAGGAATTTGTGAGCTCTTCATTCCCACTTCCCCATGGACTGGGGGCCGCGACAGGGATGGAGTTCCAAACGGTTCTGCTAGACTCAAGCCTTCTGTTGCCTTTAATAGTGAAAATCAGTCTGGTGCTTCATTCTACAAACAGTACTGTGATCCAGCCAGTTATAAATGTACCGGTCAGTTCGACTACCTTGGACATTTTGTATGGCCTTGTTACTCCACAAGATGTGATTTCATTGACCTCCGCAACTCCAGAGGTCAGTATAACACAGTTAGTAAAAGACATAGCAGTTACCCAGCCAATAGCCAGGTGTAATGAGCTGCCCCTAGCTCCCACACCAACAACTCTCACTGTCCAGATTCCTGATGATGTCCTCAAGTCCGACCAAGTAGCCATCTACCGCAAAG ACCCCTGTCCTCTGTTGAGTTTCCTGCTGAGGTCTAGCTCAGTGGTGCAAAAGGACAACTCTGTTTCCGTGGTAACCGTGGGAGGACATGAGGTACGCCTAGCAGCTGAGGATCATACACTGACAATACACAGTGACAGGGCTCATGTAGCCATAGCAACCAGACAAGCCATCCAAAACAGGCTCCAA
- the LOC138336924 gene encoding uncharacterized protein isoform X1, which translates to MKVVRDVDSDELISVTLDESKTCIHIYRQCQLLSIVAVPCPVLDVCIGHHTLCDTNHTGWVLYILTSSQLYVVGENQVINNKSKTSSHHDEEKRGNQEIFSDLLGNDSIFGMKEMKEVSHAVFHITGDHSLLELDQEVTSLAVGCEVLAIALCNQHSYLIQLYLLTELHSGRNKLPLQTYILQRQLPTHHNDQGSYGTHHNYTEEFHYGSKERSRDRSEVMAGVKFEDRNVSLHLVTTRNGNVYKESFSSVLEISKDIFQALCGFQLSLLNSPLLLICPPEGSVYYAPIKSPDTEAGTVRLFCHTHYPVVGVGKLDLKVADIKDPLYLEVGHQDKQTGLVVTSQDGRALLATLSEGNAGKFEFVEIALPGPVLDVDSHGNKIYHSSGMDVYESVLETKPQPAGLSCHIAGLMYAGAQELACLHDNNCTQGGECDLLLGTHGLPLKLIKPEGRHKRGRKAAGTGQTIRNLLHSINICSEEMEELKKQQSCQTDRLAQINMAAFLSTQDPQSPDFPLRFSYSISPRDGQSRQNSNWVFNCHMTNTSDIHFSSDWMVMIVLSDNKQEFVSSSFPLPHGLGAATGMEFQTVLLDSSLLLPLIVKISLVLHSTNSTVIQPVINVPVSSTTLDILYGLVTPQDVISLTSATPEVSITQLVKDIAVTQPIARCNELPLAPTPTTLTVQIPDDVLKSDQVAIYRKDPCPLLSFLLRSSSVVQKDNSVSVVTVGGHEVRLAAEDHTLTIHSDRAHVAIATRQAIQNRLQVCRGDVQYIGDRREPQLVNSLQHLQDKLSDLHSRNSCAKDLSRNKVLDIYKTLRSTPMIKGILQNASS; encoded by the exons ATGAAAGTTGTGAGGGATGTGGATTCTGACGAGTTAATTTCAGTAACGTTAGACGAGAGTAAGACATGCATACACATCTACAGACAGTGTCAGCTACTG AGTATTGTGGCTGTCCCATGTCCTGTCCTGGACGTGTGTATTGGACATCATACATTGTGTGACACAAACCACACGGGATGGGTGTTGTACATTTTAACCAGCTCTCAGCTCTATGTTGTTGGTGAAAATCAAGTTATCAACAATAA GTCAAAAACAAGTTCACATCATGATGAGGAAAAAAGAGGAAACCAGGAGATTTTCAGTGATCTCCTTGGAAATGATTCCATATTTGGGATGAAAGAGATGAAGGAAGTTTCCCATGCAGTTTTCCATATCACTGGGGATCACTCACTACTGGAACTTGATCAGGAAGTTACTAGTCTGGCTGTGGGATGTGAGGTGCTTGCCATAGCATTATGCAATCAGCATAGTTATCTAATACAATTATATCTACTGACAGAACTACACTCGGGCAGAAATAAACTACCTTTGCAAACCTATATTTTACAGAGACAATTACCAACGCATCATAACGATCAGGGCAGCTATGGAACACATCATAATTATACGGAAGAATTCCATTATGGGTCAAAGGAGAGGTCAAGAGACAGGTCAGAGGTCATGGCAGGGGTCAAATTTGAGGACAGAAATGTGTCCTTGCATTTAGTTACCACTAGAAATGGCAATGTATACAAAGAAAGCTTCTCGTCTGTTCTGGAAATTTCTAAAGATATCTTTCAAGCTTTGTGTGGTTTTCAGTTGTCATTGTTAAACTCTCCTTTGTTACTGATATGTCCACCAGAGGGCTCTGTATATTATGCACCAATCAAGTCTCCTGATACAGAAGCTGGGACTGTAAGACTTTTCTGCCATACACACTATCCAGTAGTTGGGGTAGGCAAACTAGATTTGAAAGTGGCAGATATAAAAGATCCTCTATATTTAGAGGTCGGCCACCAGGACAAACAGACTGGACTTGTTGTAACATCACAGGACGGCAGAGCATTATTAGCTACATTATCGGAGGGAAACGCTGGTAAGTTTGAGTTTGTTGAGATTGCTTTACCTGGCCCAGTACTTGATGTAGATTCCCATGGAAACAAGATTTACCATTCTAGTGGGATGGATGTGTATGAAAGTGTGCTGGAAACCAAACCACAGCCTGCAGGACTGTCCTGTCACATAGCAGGGCTAATGTATGCTGGGGCCCAGGAGCTGGCATGTCTCCATGACAACAACTGTACTCAAG GAGGTGAGTGTGACCTGCTGCTAGGAACCCATGGACTCCCACTGAAGTTAATAAAACCTGAAGGAAGACATAAGAGAGGACGAAAAGCTGCAGGCACCGGTCAGACCATCAGAAACCTGCTACATAGCATCAATATTTGTAGTGAGGAGATGGAGGAATTAAAGAAACAACAGTCTTGCCAGACAGATAGGTTAGCCCAAATCAACATGGCTGCTTTTTTATCCACACAAGACCCACAGAGTCCAGACTTCCCACTGCGATTCTCGTACTCTATCTCTCCTCGAGATGGACAGTCAAGACAAAACAGTAACTGGGTGTTTAACTGTCACATGACTAATACTAGTGATATTCACTTCTCAAGTGATTGGATGGTTATGATTGTGTTAAGTGATAATAAACAGGAATTTGTGAGCTCTTCATTCCCACTTCCCCATGGACTGGGGGCCGCGACAGGGATGGAGTTCCAAACGGTTCTGCTAGACTCAAGCCTTCTGTTGCCTTTAATAGTGAAAATCAGTCTGGTGCTTCATTCTACAAACAGTACTGTGATCCAGCCAGTTATAAATGTACCGGTCAGTTCGACTACCTTGGACATTTTGTATGGCCTTGTTACTCCACAAGATGTGATTTCATTGACCTCCGCAACTCCAGAGGTCAGTATAACACAGTTAGTAAAAGACATAGCAGTTACCCAGCCAATAGCCAGGTGTAATGAGCTGCCCCTAGCTCCCACACCAACAACTCTCACTGTCCAGATTCCTGATGATGTCCTCAAGTCCGACCAAGTAGCCATCTACCGCAAAG ACCCCTGTCCTCTGTTGAGTTTCCTGCTGAGGTCTAGCTCAGTGGTGCAAAAGGACAACTCTGTTTCCGTGGTAACCGTGGGAGGACATGAGGTACGCCTAGCAGCTGAGGATCATACACTGACAATACACAGTGACAGGGCTCATGTAGCCATAGCAACCAGACAAGCCATCCAAAACAGGCTCCAA